A single Paenibacillus sp. FSL R5-0517 DNA region contains:
- a CDS encoding carboxymuconolactone decarboxylase family protein — MNLRTNYRAVSPGAFKAMMAMEQYISGQFENKVLYELLKIRVSQINGCAFCLDMHAKDLMKLGDYADHILLLSVWREVSFFTDQERVMLELAEAVTRISEHGVPLALYNKVREHFSEAELVDLILAINTINNWNRIAITTGMYPGCFN; from the coding sequence ATGAATTTAAGAACCAACTACAGAGCAGTGAGTCCAGGCGCTTTTAAAGCGATGATGGCGATGGAGCAGTATATATCCGGGCAATTCGAAAATAAAGTATTGTATGAGTTGTTAAAAATCCGTGTGTCCCAGATCAATGGCTGTGCCTTTTGTCTAGATATGCATGCCAAAGATCTGATGAAACTGGGTGATTATGCGGATCATATTCTATTGCTGAGTGTGTGGCGTGAAGTGTCTTTCTTCACGGATCAAGAACGTGTTATGCTGGAGCTGGCTGAGGCAGTGACCCGTATCTCGGAACATGGTGTACCCCTAGCGTTGTATAATAAGGTTCGTGAACATTTCAGTGAAGCCGAACTGGTGGATCTGATCCTGGCCATTAACACAATTAACAACTGGAACCGGATTGCGATTACAACAGGGATGTATCCGGGCTGTTTTAACTAA
- a CDS encoding aromatic ring-hydroxylating dioxygenase subunit alpha: MITSNANPNTSELPRGCTFTAEDWHVLSQYWYPVAQANEVTDKPLAAQLLDVKLVLYRSNDQVVVAKDLCFHRGAPLSKGWVENGEIVCPYHGFRYNCEGKCTAVPAHPSSKISPKLKLIVYPAVERYGLIWTTLAGTEEQIPSFPGWNDPEYINILPPNFDIAGSSGRQMEGFLDVSHFAYVHTETFGDKNNTEVPQYKVKREGNELLAEYWSTVSNYGKGQDLVAPEGFQWLREFRVFPPFAASLTVHFPGDDKLNILNCASPISARYTRLFCPITRNFDKDAPIEDTIKFNLQVFEEDREMVESQKPEDLPLDLHAEAHIPADRTSIAYRQLLTEIGLGRNYTS, encoded by the coding sequence ATGATAACTTCCAACGCAAACCCTAATACGTCCGAATTGCCTAGAGGTTGTACATTCACCGCTGAAGACTGGCATGTATTATCACAATATTGGTATCCGGTAGCACAAGCTAACGAAGTAACAGACAAACCACTTGCTGCTCAATTACTCGATGTGAAGCTGGTTCTCTATCGTAGTAATGATCAGGTTGTCGTAGCCAAGGATCTTTGTTTCCACCGCGGGGCCCCACTTAGCAAAGGCTGGGTAGAAAATGGTGAGATTGTCTGCCCTTATCACGGCTTCCGTTATAATTGTGAGGGTAAATGTACCGCAGTACCTGCACACCCAAGCTCCAAGATCTCGCCTAAGCTCAAACTTATTGTGTATCCCGCAGTTGAACGTTATGGTTTAATCTGGACCACTTTGGCGGGAACGGAAGAACAGATCCCCTCCTTCCCTGGATGGAATGATCCGGAATATATCAATATTTTGCCACCCAACTTTGATATTGCCGGTTCTTCTGGGCGACAAATGGAGGGATTCCTCGATGTATCCCATTTTGCCTATGTGCATACGGAAACGTTTGGTGACAAAAACAACACAGAAGTCCCTCAATACAAAGTGAAACGTGAAGGTAATGAGTTACTGGCCGAGTATTGGAGTACGGTGAGCAACTATGGCAAAGGGCAAGATCTTGTTGCTCCAGAAGGTTTCCAATGGTTGCGTGAGTTTCGGGTATTCCCGCCTTTTGCGGCTTCGCTGACGGTACATTTCCCAGGAGACGACAAGCTGAATATTCTGAATTGTGCTTCGCCGATCTCTGCTCGGTATACCCGTCTATTCTGTCCAATCACACGCAATTTTGACAAAGACGCTCCTATTGAAGACACAATCAAGTTTAATTTGCAGGTATTCGAAGAAGATCGCGAGATGGTCGAGTCACAGAAACCGGAGGATCTGCCCCTTGATCTGCATGCCGAGGCCCACATTCCCGCTGACCGTACTTCAATTGCTTATCGGCAATTATTAACGGAAATTGGTTTGGGACGAAATTACACATCGTAA
- a CDS encoding cupin domain-containing protein, translating to MATSTMDYTLPTTQFTYDLSNNPLFKKDEDNYINSLSINQLNTLGNTSLLDIFLNTGNVVEPHIHQNATELVYCISGSAVVSLINPFTNELLHFPITPGQVANVPQGWWHYEVATADHTHLLAIFDAPVPEAIFGSDILRLTPAKLLAYTYCLDEKKVQEALAPIQKTVIIGPPADCMTSTAPISNSAPNVNHQPYVMPNVQPNMQPNAQPNMQPNTQPNAQPNMQPNMPPNTQPNMQPYVNRLPYWGTWVDPRIIHEPGCPYYRELPVNTNNQEGR from the coding sequence TTGGCAACCTCAACCATGGATTATACTTTACCAACCACCCAATTTACTTACGATTTAAGCAACAATCCGTTATTCAAGAAGGATGAGGACAACTATATTAACTCTCTCTCCATCAACCAGTTAAACACACTGGGCAATACTTCCTTACTGGATATTTTCCTTAACACAGGCAATGTGGTTGAACCACATATTCATCAGAATGCGACCGAACTGGTATATTGCATCAGCGGTTCTGCCGTTGTGTCCCTCATCAATCCGTTCACCAATGAGTTGCTTCATTTCCCAATTACTCCGGGGCAAGTGGCGAATGTACCTCAAGGCTGGTGGCATTATGAAGTGGCTACTGCAGATCATACGCATTTACTGGCGATCTTCGATGCACCCGTGCCTGAAGCGATATTTGGTTCAGACATCTTGCGACTTACACCTGCCAAACTTCTGGCTTATACGTACTGTCTGGACGAGAAAAAAGTTCAAGAAGCGCTGGCCCCCATTCAAAAAACAGTGATTATTGGCCCGCCGGCAGATTGTATGACGTCCACTGCCCCTATCTCTAACAGTGCTCCGAATGTGAATCATCAGCCGTACGTAATGCCTAATGTACAACCAAACATGCAGCCCAATGCTCAGCCCAACATGCAACCAAACACACAACCCAATGCACAGCCCAACATGCAACCAAACATGCCGCCAAATACTCAGCCCAATATGCAACCTTACGTAAACCGTCTTCCATACTGGGGTACTTGGGTCGATCCACGTATCATCCACGAACCGGGTTGTCCGTATTATAGAGAGCTTCCTGTGAATACCAATAATCAAGAGGGAAGATGA
- a CDS encoding SMI1/KNR4 family protein: protein MKPESNVTLNVLMDELNRLLDEKIQDQEIRQLFEEYQHRDGAYEESLDLFEKEYGIRLPADFRAFYKGKDGSGYGLHVLYPGDAEAGHCTPFYLMSLEEIRETKQYFCEVDERLEEYYSAEEISQLDPEIKPYLFHKPWIPFATIAGGSLYLMLDFDPTEEGTYGQIIMYVHDPDFVYYLTPTFTDLLSMSNRNLKVRDEITY, encoded by the coding sequence GTGAAACCGGAGTCGAATGTAACATTAAACGTACTTATGGACGAGCTGAATCGATTGCTTGATGAAAAAATACAGGATCAAGAGATTCGCCAATTGTTTGAAGAGTATCAGCATCGGGATGGGGCATACGAAGAAAGTCTCGATTTGTTCGAAAAGGAGTATGGAATTAGATTGCCTGCTGATTTTCGTGCTTTTTACAAAGGCAAAGATGGCAGTGGCTACGGGTTGCATGTGCTGTACCCGGGTGATGCTGAGGCTGGGCATTGTACGCCATTTTATCTGATGTCATTGGAAGAGATTCGAGAGACCAAACAATATTTCTGTGAAGTGGATGAGAGGCTGGAAGAGTATTATTCTGCGGAAGAGATCAGTCAGTTGGACCCGGAGATCAAGCCATACCTGTTCCATAAACCATGGATTCCATTTGCAACGATCGCAGGAGGTTCATTATATCTGATGCTCGATTTCGATCCAACGGAAGAGGGGACGTATGGGCAGATTATTATGTACGTGCATGATCCTGATTTTGTCTATTATCTAACCCCTACCTTCACAGATCTCCTCAGCATGTCGAACCGAAATCTGAAGGTGAGGGATGAGATCACATATTAA